The region CACAGAGAACTTAAGTCGAAGTTATTTGGCTCGAAACAAGCTTAGACTACAGTTTTAAATCTAAAAGGCAGCATATATTTCAGGGAATTTCATAAAGACTTGCTTTTTGTGAATTGTGCGCTGATCAGGGTGAGGTACATTACTGCTGGGGGCTGCAACACTTTCTAATTCCCCCATGTCCAGTGCCAGCCTCAAGCATTACCCTGGCCAGTTTGGCAGTTACATACAGGGAGAGGCTGATTTTCCCAGCAACATACTTCAGCTTGAAAACTAGTAGAGTACCTTCTGATGTAGTGTTGAGTTACCATTTAATTTACTACCTCTGCTAAATGAAaccctgaatttaaaaaaatataatttagagtacccgattattatttttttccaattaagggccaatttagcatggccaatccactagcctgcatatctttgggttgtgggggtaaaacccacgcagacatggggagaatgtgcaaactccacatgggcagtgacccagggccgggattctaaccagagtcctcagcgctgtaggcagcagtgctaaccactgtgccacatgctgccattGAAATCCTGAATTTAGTGACAAATCTGAGAGTTCAAAAAAATCCATATTAGTAAATGTAACTTATGGGGAAAGTTTTCAGTTATAAAGGGAGTTTCCACAAATTTATGTCACAGGATTATTATAAATTCATGTATTAAAATGCATACACGATGAAGTTAGAAAGAGCACAGGAAATCATCCCTCTGATCTCGCAGTGCTTTAAAACTGAAAAATAATCAGCAGAGGGAAGGTCCAATACTTAGAATATATCTCTAAAATTTACTCTATTGTCTTACGGtactaaaaaaaaacacaactgaTAATAGGTCCACTTCTCTTTGGTATATAAAATTGAGGAGGCCGAGCTAGAATGAGAAAAGAGAAATTGAAAATAATTTTTGTCACAAGAGGGTAGTATGTGACGGGGACTCATTTGTTTAAAAAAGGTGACAGCGGCAGAAACCCTTATCACATCTGAAAATTACTTAAATACGCACTTTTAGTGTTGTAACCTACAAGGCTAGGTATCAAGAGCTGAGAAGTGGGAGAAGTTATTTTTTCAGCTGGCACAATCATGGctctaatggcctccttcggtgccATAAATTTTCTACGATTATATTGATTGTAAAAACTGGTACAAACATGTGTACAATTCTATATTCGCCTCAAGAATTCTGTGAAGCAATGTAATAACCTAGGGAATTCTCAGTCATTTTATGACAGCATAAGACAGATAGGAGTGGACGATCTTATCGGTAAAGTAAGCAGGGAAGTAGGAATGGATAGTTTTATAACAGTAAATCCTACTGTTAAAATCTACTGGGCTGGTCATTTTTTTTCTACCAATAGGACTTGTCAGTCAGCACTTGTCCGGCCAGGGAATTTGCTCGAAAGTGATCTAAGAAGTTTAGTTGTTTATATAATCAAAACCCAACACCAGAGAACGACTGGCATTAAAGTTCATCATGGTAGAATTTCTCGTCATGTAGTTGGCTACCATAGTCGGTTGCTTCGCTGTTGAGGAAGAGATCCTGACTCACAAGTATTTCTGCTTCTGTaagtttctcatctccatttgtATCAATTTCTTTGACAAGATGATCAGCCTGTCAGGGAACAGAAACTCTCACTGTTATTTTCTGATGGTGGTGAGCAAAAACTGAATTAGCCTCGCAGCGCCTGGATGAATTTCAGCGGAAGATTCCTCGCCTGACTCTGGAATGCTTCCTCGTGATTCACTCAGAAGTCCACAGCATCAACTCTGGCTCAGATGCAAAACAAAGCTCCCTCTCGCACTTCGTACCAATGAACTttaattccaacctcaggtgacaaACACTGATCATCTAACTTCTAGTTCTTCTATTCTTATTCTCCTCCCAGAGTGAGACTGCTATTCATTAGCTTAAGTAATTCATTCTCCAGACTAGAGTAGCTTGGCCAGAAACACAGTAACAGACCACCTGCCTGCTCTTCCCATCAGTCATGTATGCACAAGACCTACTGGAGCAGGGGAAAAGTTAGAGAAAAGAGCAGGAATTTATGCTCTAATTTCTTCTCTCCTCTGCAAATTCTCTCCAAGATCACGCCACAGATGTGCTTTGCCAAAGAAACTGGCGGTAAAATTTTCTACGTAGCAGGGGGCTCCTGTTTCAAAAGTAGTATTGGGACATAACTTTTGACATTATGCTTTTAATTCTCACAATCATACACGGTTTTAAAGAATGAGGTTTAGTTGCAAACTAAACTtttctcccaatatttttctaaaATTTATTCACCTCTTAAATATTTATGCTGTCCTCGGGTGAAATGTTGGTCTGGGGAACAGAACACAATTCCATCTCAGGTAAGTGCTCCCAGGTAAAGTATGGCATCATTCAATGCAGAATCATGCTCACTCTAATTTTCTTCCAACAATGTATTTTGGGCCAAGCAGAGAACAGCAATCACTGTGGTAGATCTACATGTCTTGTAATTACCTGCATTATCCACCCTGAGACTTCTCTCTGAAATAATTAATTATCAACAgtggtaatcatagaatccctacaatgcaaaggaggccattcagcccattgcatctgcaccgctcctcccaaagagcaccctacctaggcccacccctatgccccatccccgtaacctgtcctaacctttggacactaaggggcaatttagcatagcaaatccatctaatctgcacatctttggactgtgggaggaaatcagagcacgtggaggaaacccacgcagacatgggagaacatgcaaactccacacatacatcacccaaggtcagaatacgaacccaggtccctggagttgaggcagcagtgctaaccactgtgtaatcTTCATGTTGAGAACACACCCACAAGGTGCTGGATTGAAACTGCAAACTTAAATCTTTACACACTAGAAAAGATTGAACAACATTTCAATGACTACTCTTACCACAGGCTTGACATTTAAAGATAGCAGGTTTACCTCATCATGCGCAATGTCCTGGTTGTTGGGAATAATCCACAACAAGAGTTCCTCTTGATTAAGTTTGCCATCCTTGTCTTTGTCATAATCATTTTCAAAGCGATCACGTTCCACAGTTACCCATTCTGGATCTTCCTCTGCACCTATTTTCATGAGGTGGAAACATTCTTAGCTACAAAATACTAACATTAGATAGCGCCAACCAGCAATGTTCTTGCAGAGTTGAAGGATTACATGGTGAATTGTTCCCATCTAGTTTATGGGTAGGGTGGTGATGGGCAGGGGAAGGTGGTACGAGAAGGTTAATTTTACACTCAAAGTTCTCCTGGCATACATAGCTTGAAACTATATCAGACATATAAAGAAATTTGGAGAGTTGATTATACACCTCTTACATACATCAGCCTTGGTTTCAGACAGCCAACTAGATATACCCGAACCCACTCAGATAGGGAATGGTGTGCGATCATGGTGACACCCTCCAATTACTGCGAACGTTTCATATAACTGGGTGTTAAGCAACAGCAGGACTGGGATTCTCAGTTTGATATTCCTTTCTGTTTCCCTACTAGGTGGGAGATGGCAGCGCCACGGTAGAGTCCCtacattagtaatccagaggaccaGACCAAAGCTCTGAGGACATGgcttcaaattccaccacggcagctggtggaatttgaattcaattgctaaaatctggaattgaaagctggccTCAgtcatggtgatcatgaaacaatCATTAATTCTGGTTAGAGACaaaaatggtggcacagtggttagcactgctgcctcacggcgctgaaggaCCGGATTCGATCACGGCCCtggttcactgcccgtgtggagtttgcacactctcccagtgtttgtgtgggtctcagccccacaacccaaagatgtgcagggtaggtgaattggccacactaaattgcctcttaattggaaacaaaaaagaattgggtactctaaatttaattttttttaaaaatccatttggttcattaatgcccttttagggaaggaaatcgtcCATCCTGTGATatgtacatgtgactccagaccctcagcaatttttttacatagaattacatagaatttacagtgcagaaggaggccattcggcccatcgagtctgcaccggctcttggaaagagcaccctaccccctatccaaggttaacacctccaccctatccccattacccagtaaccccacccaacactaagggcaattttgaatactaagggcaatttatcatggccaatctaacccgcacatctttggactgtgggaggaaaccggagcacccggaggaaacccacgcacacacggggaggatgtgcagactccgcacagacagtgacccaagccgggaatcgaacctgggaccctggagctgtgaagtgattgtgctatccacaaggctaccgtgctgcccctttggttgactcttaactgtcttctgcagtggcctagcaagccactggggcaattagggatgggcaacaaagacTGGCCTGTCCAGCAACACCCAAATCCCACAAAAGAATAAGGAGAAAAGAAAAGGTCAGGGAATACTTTACTGAAACACCACACCTTAGATGAGGAACTAAACTTCAGGGAATTATAGGTTCCAAACTAATTTCTACATAATGTGAAAGTACCCAGATATCGGGATATTACCATTATCGAAAAGAAAAATCAACAAACTATAAAATTGCAATTTGTGAATCCCAAACAATTTTTAGAAGTCTAAAAGATCATTCAACAAAGGAAGAGATAGGGAGCTCCACagttttgagggttttttttGTAGCAAGAATGACTTCGAGAAGAAGACGATACTGCAAAGAATCTTTGTTGGAGTTCAGTAATCGAAAGGAGGAGGTGTATGTtgaatgtatttacattttgGCCGGGAGAGGGGGAAACAATAGGAAATTTCACAGCGGCAATGATCATAGTAATATCAATAACGTCAACAAGAATGGTTGGTCACACCCGGAATCACTGGTTTGAAAATGTTGCATTAATTCACCGAGGAAATATAATATTAATTTAACTAACCTGGGTCTTTTTTGTAGTCACCAAGGTATTCGTCTAAGCTGACAAACCCATCTTTGTCACGATCATGTTCATCTAAAGCATCCTGTATGACGTAATCCTACAATTTGAAAGTTAAAAGCATTTGTATTGATATTAGGTGGACATGCAATCAATCTCAGTTGTGATGTTACCCATAGTTGAAGGCCCCGGGGGATACCACTGCCCATGGAACTCTACTCCAGCACAAACTACACGATAAAGGGGAAGATTCTTCAACTAGCTGATCTGTCCCCCCAGTTACTCAGGCTTTCACCTTTTAGTAGTGTGCAGTAAACAATTGAAATGAAGCAGTATCTATAACTGGAAAAGTTCCACAGACCACTCTTATTAAgaagatttaaaaaatgttttttattcacatATCAGTAGCTAATATTTAATATAACTTGCACAATAGACACCATACTGTAACTCACCTTCATATAATCAGCTTCCTCTGGGTGTTCAAATGCTACAAATTCTGAGAGAGTCAGTCCGGGTAACTCATCATTGTTTGCTTTCTCAAATCGTTTTTTATCTTTCAAAAAAATCTAGAGATAGATCAAGCAAGTTCAGATACTGTTCTTTTTTTGTTCCTGGTTAAGCAGGCTTGAGCAATAAGTTGCTCTGATACCAGACAAACAGGATAAACAATCAATTTGGCATTCAGATTTCAAATATACGAAACAAAAAGGTTATCCTTTCCTCTCAAAGACTTCTGGAATGTTAATTCAAAATGTATCTTTATCCTTAATTGGATATCAGCCCTGGCAGTCACAGTATCTGGTCTCTGTGGGTTCAGGTCCCACTTCAGAAACTGCAGTCACCGTTCAATGCAGGAAAATCAGAAGTTTAAACACTTTGTGAAAAGCAATACAAAAAGCAGCAATGTTGTAAATGATGAGATTCTTAAATTGGAGGAACAGGGAGATAGATGAAAAGAACAAGTCCCAGATACACAAATCTTGAAATGGTGTGattccggacaggcgccagaatgtggcaactaggggcttttcaagtaacttcattgaagcctactcgagacaataagcgattttcaatttcaattttcaactccagggacccaggatcgattcccagcttgggtcactgcctatgtggagtctgcacgttctcccagtgtcggcgtgggtttcctccgggtgctctggtttcctcccacagttcaaagatgtgtaggttaggtggattggccatgctaaattgccctaaattcccaaaacggttaggtggggttactgggttatggggatagggtggaagtgtgggcttaggtagggtgttctttccaaggactggtgcagacttggtgggctggatggcctccttctgcactgtaaattctatgatacgtaaaaacaaacaaaaatgctGTGTTTTGTTTTAAAGCAGTGGGATTGAAAATAAAAGCCATGAGCTAATGTTGAAGTTGTACAcagcattggttaggccacagttggagtactgtgaggaattttagatgtcccttataggaaggatattagaATCATTGAAATTAAGATTTACCAGGTTCATACAAGGAAGGAGAGATTATAACTATGAAAAGAGCAGAAAATGACAGCATTTTCATTTTAGCATGGACCGCTGATCAGAACTCTAataaatcagggcagcacggtggcctagtggttagcacaaccgcctcacggcgctgaggtcccaggttcgatcccggctctgggtcactgtccgtggggagtttgcacattctccacgtgtctgtgtgggtttcgcccccacaacccaaaaatgtgcagagtaggtggattggacacgctaaattgccccttaattggaaaaaataattgggtaatctaaattttaaaaaaaagaaaaaaaaaagaactctaataaatctggtacacagcgccgaggtcccagattcgatcccggctctgggtcactgtccgtgtggagtttgcacattctccccgtgtttgcgtgggttttgcccccacaacccaaagatgtgcaaggtaggtggattgaacacactaaactgccccttaattggaaaaaattaatcggttactctaaatttattgaaaaaaaaactctaataaatcttTTGAGATTATCGGAGGTCAGAGTGAAAGTTTATTTGTATTGTGATTAATCAGTAACAAGGGCACGTAGACACAGTGTTATCACAGTCAGCCTTGACTCAGTGATAGTACTGCTACCTCTGAAGTTTGTTGAATCAAATCCCATTCATATATAATCCAGACTGACACGAGTACTGCAGGTGTCATTTTTCAGACGAAACTTTAAAACTTGGTTCCATCATTCCTATTAGGTGAATTATGAATCAGACATAAATCTACCCCCTTCCAATTCCAAAGCATGCTCCAATGCACTGTTACATGTAGAATGGAAATCTTTGAtgacatttaaaaattttttattttttatttttaaaaaagagtacccaattattttttttcaattaaggggcaatttagcacggccaatccacctaacctgcacatctttgggttgtgggggtgaacctcgcgcagacaaggggagaatgtgcaaactccacatgaacagtgacccagagccgggatttgaacctgggtccacaacgccataggcagcaacgctaaccattgtgccatgtgccgccccgATGACATTTCTAATGATAGTTATGTTCCCTACATTTCAGCATCCCAATGGTTCAGTTGGAAAAGGCAGTacaagaaaagtgattttatt is a window of Scyliorhinus canicula chromosome 24, sScyCan1.1, whole genome shotgun sequence DNA encoding:
- the LOC119956790 gene encoding reticulocalbin-2-like yields the protein MQFRVLVSCTFIVMCSTHTHHKHEPLVTEDHYMDGEHSSEFDRDVLFGGEKEVGELAKLSPEEQHSRLKSLIKKMDADADGFVTKGELSGWIQQSFKHYATEESKEQFPEHDLDGNGVVTWEEYNIHSYDRMLDYDENTPMDDEEEESLRQIFLKDKKRFEKANNDELPGLTLSEFVAFEHPEEADYMKDYVIQDALDEHDRDKDGFVSLDEYLGDYKKDPGAEEDPEWVTVERDRFENDYDKDKDGKLNQEELLLWIIPNNQDIAHDEADHLVKEIDTNGDEKLTEAEILVSQDLFLNSEATDYGSQLHDEKFYHDEL